A region of the Roseobacter denitrificans OCh 114 genome:
GCAGGTCGATACCGCGCACCCGCAGGGCAATATCATTGTCACGTGCCTTGTGATAGGCATCCAGCATCTTGCGATCACCCAGACCCTCCGGCCGTTCCTGCGCGAGCGCCAGCAACGTCGATGTATCTGCGAGGCTCATGTTCAGACCCTGCGCCCCGATGGGCGGCACAACATGGGCCGCTTCGGCAATCAACGCGAGGCGCTCACCGCACAGGAGGTCCGCTTTTTGCGTGATGATGGGCCAGATTGTGCGGTGAGAGGCGAGCGTCAGCGGTCCAAACAAATAGCAGCTGCGCTCTGACATCTCTTCTTCGAAGCGCGCCACATCGCTATGTAAACGCTGTTGACTGACGGGGCCGTCATCCATCCAGACCACCGCTGACGACGGCATCCCCTCATGATCCGGGAGCGGCACAAGGGTGAAGGGGCCGCCCGTGCGATGTATTTCGGTCGATACGTTTTCATGGGGGATCGGGTGCGTCACGGCGAATGCCAGCGCTTTTTGCCCATAGCGGGTTGTGCGCACCGGGATACCTGCGGCTTCGCGCATGCGCGAGGCGCGCCCATCCGCGGCCACCACCAGTTTTGCGCGCACGCGCGAGCCGTCTGTCAATCCGACACGGGCCTCGTTTTCCCGCGTGAACAGGGATTTCGTCCCTGTGCCGGGTCGGAAATCGACGTTCGGCAATTCGTCCAGCCGCCCCACCATTTCGCGGCGCAGCAGCCAATTGGGCAGGTTCCAGCCAAAGGGTAAATCCGACACATCCGAGGCGTTGAAGTCCTTCGTCATGCGCGCTTCTGGCTCTGGCCCGCCAGCATCCACGATGCGCATGACCTGCAAGGGGGAGGCATGGGGCGAAAGCCGATCCCAAAGGCCAGCAGCGGAAAGAACCTCGCGCGCAGGCTGCAACATGGCGGTGGAACGCATATCCGCCTTGAGGTCGGCGCGGTCCGTGACTGGCGGCGCGGGGTCAACGCATATCACGTCAAAACCGGCGGTCCCGAATGCGGCCGCAGCCGTAAGCCCGGCAATACCGCCGCCCGATATCAGAATATCACAGGTTTGATCTGTCATGGCACTCCCGCTCCATTTCGAGCAGAATAGCCAGAGCAAATCCGAATGACCATCATCAAGCTCAGGCCCAGGTGATAAAGAGCAAGGTCACGAAAATGATCGGCACCAGCGCCAGTGCCGGCAGATAAAGACCGGGCAGACCAAAGACCAGCGCGGACGACAGCCACAGGCTGACAAAGCCGATCAGCGCAAACCAGACGTTGTTCTTATCCCCGAATAAAAGGTCTTTTGCGATCCAGCCGATGATGGGCAGCGCAAAAAACAACCGCTGCCAAAGCGGCAATCGGGTAGGCGTGGCGGCAAGGCTCATTAAACTCTCCTGTTCAAACTACGTTGTAGATAGGATGTCCGCTGCACTGCGGAATGAGCCTGATTGTCGCATTCGGGCGGTTAAATTATCCTTGCCAGAAACCCGCTTAAATCATCGGTGTGGAAATGGATGTGATCGCTGTTGTCTGCTTGATCGGACACATGGACCGTGCGCATGCCCATCGCATGGGGCGCCTTGAGGTTGCGGGGGTCGTCCTCGAACATGGCGGCGGTTTTGGTGTGCAGGCCATCTTTGGCGAATATTTTTTCAAAGGCCGCATGGTCCGGTTTGGGCATGAAATCCGCATGTTCAACGCCGTAAACCGCATCGAAGATGCCCGCCAATCCGCGCGCTTCCAACACCCGTTCCGCATAAGGCGCACAGCCATTGGTATAGACGATGCGCCGACCGGGCAGGGCACGTATCTTTTCCGCCAATTCGGGATCCGGCGATAGGCGATCCATTGGAATATCATGAACATCCGTCAGATAAGGGCCCGGATCCACATCATGTTCGCGCATGAGGCCTGCAAGCGTTGTGCCGTGTTCCGCCCAATACTGCTTGCGCAGGCGATCGGCCTGCGCCCGCTCGACCCCAAGCACTTGCATGACATATGCGGTCATGCGCACTTCGATGAGGTCAAACAGACGGGCAGAGGGAGGATACAGGGTGTGGTCCAGATCAAAAACCCAGTGACGCACATCCGAGAAAGCAGCTTTAGCCATGCGTTCCTCCTAAAAGCTCTGCTGTGCCGAGGCAAGTCTTGCGCGTCGCCGCGTGGCGTCGTTAAAATATATGCAGAGCAACGAAAGGCCGCCGCTGACCATGCAAAAACCCCAGAATACAGATGCCTACACGATGATCCTCGAAGCGATCGACCTTGGCATTTACCGTCCCGGCAGCAGGCTGGTTGAAAGCGAGTTGGCCGAACGCTTCGGTGTGTCGCGCACGCCAATCCGCGAAGCCCTGCAGCGCCTTGAAACGCAATCCCTGCTGGCCCGCGACGGGCGCAGCCTGATTGTCGCCTCTCTGGATCACAACCAGATGGCGGAGTTATATGTCGTGCGCCGTGAGCTTGAAGGTCTGGCGGCGCGCCTCGCCGCGCAACATGCAACGCCCGAAGAAGTGCGCATCCTGCGCGAGATGGTTGAGGCGGACAATGCGCTGATTGATGATCCGGTGGCCTTGTCACGCGCGAACAGGCGGTTTCACAAACAGGTCCATCTTGCCTCACACAACCGATATCTGGTGCAGCAACTTGATCTGGTACATCGCACGATGGCTTTGATGGCGACGACCTCGCTGGCCGCGCAGGGGCGCGGGGCAATCGCGCAGGCCGAACATGATGGCATTGTGAGCGCTATTGAAAAGAAGGACGAGGAAGCGGCTTATGTGGCGCTCAGAGACCATATTTCCGTGGCCTTCATGACCCGGTTGAAACAGGATGCAAAACGCCGTGAGGAAGAGGTTTAGAGCCTCTGACGAAACACCTGAACCATCATGTATCACGCAACAAGTTGAACCTTTGGCTTCAGGCAGCGTTGCGTGTTTCAGGTTTTTCGCATGACGCTTTAGCCGCCGTCTAGCGGCCCCGATTTGCGGGGGGCCGGGTCGGTTTGCACGCTGACGCCATGTTGGGTCTTGTCCCAGAAGAACGGGGCGCGCACCAATTCCCACAGCGCTTTATACGCCGCGACCGTGCCAAGGGTGAAATAGAACATCATGCTGGGCACAAAGGGGATCAGGTGTCGGTGGCCCTTCCCCGATACAGCGACCACGCCCAAGAGCAGGCTGAGCGCTTCGGTGGCGATGAAGAACCCGGCAAGGCCCCACATGACCGGTGCGCCAAGCGTCATGGCAACCGGATGCGCAACCCCAAAGAACGTCAGCCAAAAACTCCACAACACCGGGGCGGCGGCGAATTGCGATACGGCAGCCAGAAAGATGGTTTGCACCCCCATGAACCGCCAGAACCCCAGATCGCGCAGGAGCGCGCCGGGGCGGCGCATATGGACGAAATAGGTAATCATGAAACCCTTGAGCCATCGTGATCGCTGCCGCACCCAGGCCCAGGGGCGGCTGGTGGCTTCCTCGCGGGTGACGGTGGGCAAGAGTTCGGTCTTGTAGCCATGCCGCGCGAGGCGCACGCCCAAATCCGCATCCTCGGTGACGTTATGGGCATCCCAACCGCCTAACTCCTCAAGGGCTGTGCGTTTGAAAAACAGGGTCGTGCCACCCAGCGGGACCACAAGGCCCATGCGGGCAATGCCCGGCATCACGATGCGCCACCAAATGGCATATTCGATCGTGAAACACCGCGCGAGCCATGAGCTGCGCGAATTGTAGTAATCCAGAACGCCCTGCAAACAGACGACGTTATCGGGGGCGGTGTTGAAGCGTGTGACGACCTTCTCGATCTGGTCGGCTTCGGGCCAGTCCTCCGCATCCCAGACACCGATGATGGATCCCTTGCAAAAGTCGAGCGCGTAGTTCAGCGCGCGTGGTTTCGTGGTCAATCCGCCTGCTTCGGGCACCTCAATGACGCTCATCCAGTCGGGTAATGTCGTGCGTGCGATGGTCTGGCGTGTAAGCGTGTCACCCTCTTCGAGAACAAGCACAACGTTCAAAAGGGATTTGGGGTAGGTCAATTGACTCAGGCGCGCGATCAACTGGCCTGCGATCTCTTTCTCCTTGAGCAGGGGGACCAGAACGGAAACGCGCGGCATGCGAAATGGTTTGCCGGATGCGCGCGCACCCTGTACCGCGCGCGCGCCGCTCAGGTGAATGAACAAGGCGGCCGCTTTCAGGGTGCTGGTCATCAGCAGCGTGATGACGGCCCACAAGGCCAGCGCAGTGACAGACCACGCGGGCGCAAAAACGAGCGCAGACACAAGGCTGCAGAAGGCCATGGCGGCCCAGAGCAGACGGCGATGCCCGCGGTCTGCCCAACTGCGGCAGCTTTCCTGCGCCGGGACACGCACCGCCGCCCCCTGTGCCAGCTCATTGCCATAAAGGCGGCTCTGATGGGCTTGAATCTGCGCGTCATCAACAATCACGGGAAAAAGCTGACGGCTCTGAGGGCCACAGGCATCCAGCAATTGCGTAAAGCCCGCCGGGCTGCTGGTGG
Encoded here:
- a CDS encoding pyrimidine 5'-nucleotidase — encoded protein: MAKAAFSDVRHWVFDLDHTLYPPSARLFDLIEVRMTAYVMQVLGVERAQADRLRKQYWAEHGTTLAGLMREHDVDPGPYLTDVHDIPMDRLSPDPELAEKIRALPGRRIVYTNGCAPYAERVLEARGLAGIFDAVYGVEHADFMPKPDHAAFEKIFAKDGLHTKTAAMFEDDPRNLKAPHAMGMRTVHVSDQADNSDHIHFHTDDLSGFLARII
- a CDS encoding UbiH/UbiF family hydroxylase, whose protein sequence is MTDQTCDILISGGGIAGLTAAAAFGTAGFDVICVDPAPPVTDRADLKADMRSTAMLQPAREVLSAAGLWDRLSPHASPLQVMRIVDAGGPEPEARMTKDFNASDVSDLPFGWNLPNWLLRREMVGRLDELPNVDFRPGTGTKSLFTRENEARVGLTDGSRVRAKLVVAADGRASRMREAAGIPVRTTRYGQKALAFAVTHPIPHENVSTEIHRTGGPFTLVPLPDHEGMPSSAVVWMDDGPVSQQRLHSDVARFEEEMSERSCYLFGPLTLASHRTIWPIITQKADLLCGERLALIAEAAHVVPPIGAQGLNMSLADTSTLLALAQERPEGLGDRKMLDAYHKARDNDIALRVRGIDLLNRASQVHTPALRDARAMGLNALYALGPVRRTLMQMGLGVR
- a CDS encoding GntR family transcriptional regulator codes for the protein MQKPQNTDAYTMILEAIDLGIYRPGSRLVESELAERFGVSRTPIREALQRLETQSLLARDGRSLIVASLDHNQMAELYVVRRELEGLAARLAAQHATPEEVRILREMVEADNALIDDPVALSRANRRFHKQVHLASHNRYLVQQLDLVHRTMALMATTSLAAQGRGAIAQAEHDGIVSAIEKKDEEAAYVALRDHISVAFMTRLKQDAKRREEEV
- a CDS encoding glycosyltransferase; translated protein: MNDVHLRLSDNKSNAPPVTHPPIGRVLLDQGKIASNDLTHALNLQRRIDAPLGDIMISEGLINKKDVLSALAAQARAEGADLELDPPEMEMANRLPASLCLRFGVVPWREDARALYVATSSPAGFTQLLDACGPQSRQLFPVIVDDAQIQAHQSRLYGNELAQGAAVRVPAQESCRSWADRGHRRLLWAAMAFCSLVSALVFAPAWSVTALALWAVITLLMTSTLKAAALFIHLSGARAVQGARASGKPFRMPRVSVLVPLLKEKEIAGQLIARLSQLTYPKSLLNVVLVLEEGDTLTRQTIARTTLPDWMSVIEVPEAGGLTTKPRALNYALDFCKGSIIGVWDAEDWPEADQIEKVVTRFNTAPDNVVCLQGVLDYYNSRSSWLARCFTIEYAIWWRIVMPGIARMGLVVPLGGTTLFFKRTALEELGGWDAHNVTEDADLGVRLARHGYKTELLPTVTREEATSRPWAWVRQRSRWLKGFMITYFVHMRRPGALLRDLGFWRFMGVQTIFLAAVSQFAAAPVLWSFWLTFFGVAHPVAMTLGAPVMWGLAGFFIATEALSLLLGVVAVSGKGHRHLIPFVPSMMFYFTLGTVAAYKALWELVRAPFFWDKTQHGVSVQTDPAPRKSGPLDGG